The following proteins are encoded in a genomic region of Leptospira fainei serovar Hurstbridge str. BUT 6:
- the sufC gene encoding Fe-S cluster assembly ATPase SufC yields MAENLRIVGLRAGIETESGEIQEILKGVDLVINDGEVHAIMGPNGSGKSTLSNVIMGHPKYKILSGDILFRGASILASSTDERARAGIFLCFQYPTSIPGVTIGNFLRTILKSVRGKDLPVKEFRKELKEAMTSLDVPDSWVARYVNDGFSGGEKKRNEILQMALLKPKLAILDETDSGLDIDALRIISEGITKSKSSDRSILLITHYQRMLNYVTPDFVHVFAQGRILKTGTRELALELEEKGYDWILSGTN; encoded by the coding sequence GTGGCGGAAAACCTACGAATCGTTGGTCTGCGGGCGGGAATCGAGACCGAATCCGGAGAAATTCAGGAAATCTTGAAAGGAGTCGACTTAGTAATAAACGACGGCGAAGTCCATGCCATTATGGGTCCGAACGGCTCCGGTAAAAGTACCTTATCGAACGTTATTATGGGTCACCCGAAATATAAGATTTTATCCGGGGATATCCTTTTTAGAGGCGCGTCGATTCTCGCATCTTCCACGGACGAACGTGCGCGTGCCGGCATCTTTCTTTGCTTTCAATATCCGACTAGTATCCCGGGAGTTACGATCGGAAATTTTCTTAGGACAATTTTGAAATCCGTCAGAGGAAAAGACCTCCCTGTAAAAGAATTCCGTAAAGAATTGAAGGAAGCGATGACTTCTCTCGACGTTCCCGATTCATGGGTTGCGCGCTATGTTAACGACGGATTTTCCGGCGGCGAGAAAAAGAGGAATGAAATTCTTCAAATGGCTCTCTTGAAGCCTAAGCTTGCGATCTTGGACGAGACCGATTCGGGATTGGATATCGACGCTCTACGGATTATCAGCGAAGGCATTACAAAAAGTAAATCTTCCGATCGATCCATCCTACTCATAACTCACTATCAAAGAATGCTTAATTACGTCACACCGGACTTTGTACACGTCTTCGCTCAGGGAAGAATCTTAAAAACCGGAACGCGAGAACTTGCGCTCGAGCTAGAAGAGAAAGGATATGATTGGATTCTCTCCGGAACAAATTGA